The following are from one region of the Paenibacillus sabinae T27 genome:
- a CDS encoding WXG100 family type VII secretion target: MPQAIGDPDELERFAQSLRHFIDTLNESVNGLNHSFAALGDTWQDAKRARFEEEYAALLQQLRMFESSASDQIPYLLTLAARLRDYLQS; this comes from the coding sequence ATGCCGCAAGCCATAGGCGATCCGGACGAGCTGGAACGTTTCGCGCAATCGCTGAGACATTTTATCGATACGTTGAATGAGTCCGTTAACGGGTTGAATCACAGCTTCGCCGCGCTCGGGGACACGTGGCAGGACGCCAAACGTGCCCGGTTCGAGGAAGAGTATGCCGCGCTGCTGCAGCAGCTGCGGATGTTCGAGTCGAGCGCGTCAGATCAAATTCCTTATCTGCTGACGCTCGCCGCACGGCTTCGAGACTACTTGCAAAGTTGA